One window of Flavobacterium dauae genomic DNA carries:
- a CDS encoding VWA domain-containing protein → MWGLDTPFYFYLLLLIPILIAVYLWNTVWKKKKIAEFGSGNYLKRLAPEASTTSKPLIKMVLMAVTVFALIIALVNPKFGTRIETVKRQGVDIVFAIDVSKSMLAEDIAPSRLGKSKQLASQIINNLASDRIGIVGYAGSAFPMLPITTDYSMAKMYIQDMHTEMVSSMGTALREAIEVGSNYFDDPKTSKVMILISDGEDHGEGISDAIAMAKDKGIKIITVGVGTPDGGQIPIKQNGRTIDYKKDTDGSTVVTKLNDATLKEIAKSTGGVFIYGSKTDEVLQLVDQTLQKIEKTDFESQQIADFQSQFQWFVGLALLLLIIDSLVLERRTAWAKKINLFNEK, encoded by the coding sequence ATGTGGGGATTAGATACACCTTTTTATTTCTATTTACTACTGTTAATTCCAATATTAATAGCAGTTTACCTATGGAATACCGTTTGGAAAAAAAAGAAAATTGCCGAATTTGGTTCTGGTAACTATTTAAAACGTCTGGCTCCCGAAGCTTCAACCACAAGCAAACCGCTTATAAAAATGGTATTGATGGCTGTAACGGTTTTTGCGTTGATTATTGCATTGGTAAATCCAAAATTCGGAACAAGAATAGAAACCGTAAAACGCCAAGGTGTTGATATTGTTTTTGCAATCGATGTTTCTAAAAGTATGCTGGCAGAAGACATTGCACCATCACGTTTGGGAAAATCAAAACAACTGGCATCGCAAATCATTAATAATCTGGCATCTGATCGCATTGGGATTGTAGGTTATGCAGGATCGGCTTTCCCAATGTTACCAATTACTACCGATTACAGCATGGCAAAAATGTATATTCAAGACATGCACACCGAAATGGTTTCAAGTATGGGAACGGCTCTGCGTGAAGCGATTGAAGTGGGAAGTAATTATTTTGATGATCCAAAAACCAGCAAAGTAATGATCTTGATTTCTGATGGTGAAGATCACGGCGAAGGAATAAGCGATGCGATTGCAATGGCGAAAGATAAAGGCATTAAAATTATTACTGTGGGAGTTGGAACACCAGATGGCGGACAAATTCCTATCAAACAAAACGGCAGAACAATCGATTATAAAAAAGATACCGATGGATCTACCGTAGTTACCAAATTGAATGATGCTACTTTAAAGGAAATTGCAAAAAGTACGGGCGGCGTTTTTATTTACGGAAGTAAAACAGATGAGGTTTTGCAGTTGGTAGATCAAACCTTGCAAAAAATAGAAAAAACCGATTTTGAATCGCAGCAAATTGCCGATTTTCAGTCGCAGTTTCAATGGTTTGTCGGTCTGGCTTTATTGCTATTGATTATTGATAGTTTGGTGTTGGAACGCCGTACTGCATGGGCAAAGAAAATTAATTTATTTAACGAAAAATAA
- a CDS encoding vWA domain-containing protein, with protein MSNITFLNPQFFWLLLLLLPLGWYWYVNRKNEKVPVKISSIQGFKNSKTLLTKMYPLLFVLRAVAFAALIVALARPQTVDKSTKSKITNGVDIVLATDVSGSMLSRDLKPNRLEALKKVAADFIKQRTDDRLGIVVYAAEAYTKAPVTSDKNMLLNQLADIKYDRIIQDGTGIGVGLATAVNRLKDSKAKSKVVILMTDGVNNSGLIDPQMAADIAKEFKIKVYTIGIGTNGMAETPVSIKPNGELEYKRMKVEIDENLMKSIAQKTGGKYFRATDTKRLENIYDEINQLEKTKIDEQKFVQRTELFRPLALLALVLLLVEFISRKTLFKGFV; from the coding sequence ATGAGTAATATAACCTTTTTAAATCCGCAGTTTTTTTGGTTGCTATTACTTTTACTGCCTTTGGGCTGGTATTGGTACGTTAACCGCAAAAACGAAAAAGTTCCTGTAAAAATAAGCAGCATTCAAGGTTTTAAAAACAGTAAAACCTTACTAACAAAAATGTATCCGTTGCTTTTTGTGTTGCGTGCCGTGGCATTTGCTGCGTTAATTGTAGCATTGGCGCGACCACAAACGGTTGATAAAAGCACAAAATCTAAAATTACAAACGGTGTTGATATTGTTTTGGCTACCGACGTTTCTGGTTCGATGCTTTCACGCGATTTAAAACCAAACCGCTTAGAAGCACTTAAAAAAGTAGCTGCCGATTTTATTAAACAACGTACCGACGACCGTTTGGGAATTGTTGTTTATGCTGCCGAAGCGTACACAAAAGCACCTGTAACAAGCGATAAAAATATGTTGTTGAATCAATTGGCTGATATTAAGTACGACCGAATTATTCAAGATGGAACAGGCATTGGCGTTGGTTTAGCAACAGCTGTTAACCGTTTAAAAGACAGCAAAGCTAAAAGCAAAGTGGTTATTTTAATGACCGATGGTGTGAACAATTCCGGATTGATCGATCCGCAAATGGCTGCCGATATTGCCAAAGAGTTTAAAATTAAGGTTTACACAATTGGTATTGGTACCAACGGAATGGCAGAAACACCTGTATCAATCAAACCAAATGGTGAGTTGGAATACAAACGCATGAAGGTTGAGATTGATGAAAATCTGATGAAAAGCATCGCACAAAAAACTGGCGGTAAATATTTCCGAGCAACAGATACCAAACGATTAGAAAATATTTATGATGAAATTAATCAACTGGAAAAAACAAAAATAGATGAGCAGAAGTTTGTCCAACGTACCGAATTATTCCGTCCGTTAGCGCTTTTAGCATTGGTTTTATTATTGGTTGAATTTATTTCGAGAAAAACATTATTTAAAGGATTCGTGTAA
- a CDS encoding BatD family protein has product MTATLKNYWLTLKHDNMNKLVVALFLSLCTLAGFAQVTSAVDSTQIKIGSAFNLTVKANANEGSKVVFPNQQNIGPFEVLEQSKIDTVLNGSQMELIKKYTLTQFDEGDYVVPRLSVYIDGKNHQTNLFNIKVNNVTVDTLKQPMYDIKAQIGGETDTDKLWKYLFGILFSIIAGVAAYFIVKRIQDKNLTEEDLYKTPLEKVTKKLQLLDGKRLVLNGDVKSYYSEMTDVIRDYIEEVFEIPAKESTTSEVIQMLFQTIKTKKIQLSKESVNDLKRVLQTADLVKFAKSEPTMNEIEQDRRTSEVISVSIDKAIPRFSEEQSERVKLRERRFKKRQQMRLWIPIGVTTLLLLVTGIVYIVQAVRSGYEWSIFASNKSLYEREWVTSDYGFPAVILSTPEALTRVQMPQSDKEKQQSQTSVFAYSNLKTQLIIAVGTTATQTNDSINLDQMLKYKLDLTAKQYGAKDVTYNAEEFTQNGVRGIRGTGTLVAQNFVSGDAIKMQYDMYVFIQQNGIQEVSVLYKEGDEYGAKIDQRIIESIQLNVANTNE; this is encoded by the coding sequence ATGACAGCTACGTTAAAAAACTATTGGCTTACTTTAAAGCACGATAATATGAACAAATTAGTAGTTGCGTTATTTTTAAGTTTATGTACTTTGGCAGGTTTTGCCCAGGTAACATCGGCGGTAGATTCAACTCAAATAAAAATAGGTTCGGCGTTTAACCTAACCGTTAAGGCAAACGCTAACGAAGGCAGCAAAGTGGTTTTTCCTAATCAGCAGAACATTGGTCCGTTTGAGGTTTTGGAACAATCCAAAATCGATACTGTTTTAAACGGATCACAAATGGAGCTGATTAAGAAATACACCTTAACACAGTTTGACGAAGGTGATTATGTAGTTCCGCGTTTATCGGTTTATATCGATGGAAAAAATCATCAAACCAATTTGTTCAACATTAAAGTGAACAATGTTACGGTTGATACGCTGAAACAGCCAATGTACGATATTAAAGCGCAGATTGGCGGCGAAACCGATACCGATAAATTATGGAAATATTTGTTTGGTATTTTATTTTCTATAATTGCTGGTGTAGCAGCCTATTTTATTGTTAAACGCATTCAAGATAAAAATTTAACCGAAGAAGATCTGTACAAAACTCCGTTAGAAAAAGTAACCAAAAAATTACAGTTGTTAGATGGTAAACGATTGGTTTTAAACGGCGATGTAAAATCGTATTATTCTGAAATGACCGATGTTATCAGGGATTATATCGAAGAAGTTTTTGAAATTCCTGCAAAAGAATCAACAACGTCAGAGGTAATTCAGATGCTTTTTCAAACCATAAAAACAAAGAAAATACAGTTAAGCAAAGAATCCGTTAACGATTTAAAACGTGTTTTACAAACTGCCGATTTGGTAAAATTTGCAAAATCGGAACCAACGATGAACGAGATCGAACAAGATCGCAGAACATCAGAAGTTATATCGGTTTCTATCGATAAAGCCATTCCACGCTTTTCAGAAGAACAGTCAGAACGAGTGAAATTACGCGAACGTCGTTTCAAAAAACGTCAGCAAATGCGTTTGTGGATTCCAATTGGTGTAACAACGCTTTTACTTTTGGTTACCGGAATTGTTTATATTGTTCAGGCGGTTCGTTCGGGGTATGAATGGAGTATTTTTGCATCGAACAAAAGCTTGTACGAACGCGAATGGGTAACGTCAGACTATGGTTTTCCGGCAGTTATCTTAAGCACGCCCGAAGCGTTAACTCGTGTGCAAATGCCACAATCAGACAAAGAAAAACAGCAATCGCAAACCAGCGTTTTTGCTTATTCAAACCTTAAAACGCAATTGATAATCGCCGTTGGTACAACCGCAACGCAAACAAACGATTCTATTAATTTAGATCAAATGCTAAAGTATAAGCTCGATCTAACAGCCAAACAATACGGTGCTAAAGATGTAACGTACAATGCCGAAGAATTTACCCAAAACGGTGTTCGCGGAATTAGAGGTACGGGAACATTGGTGGCACAGAATTTTGTGTCGGGTGATGCAATAAAAATGCAGTACGATATGTACGTTTTTATTCAGCAAAACGGTATTCAAGAAGTAAGTGTGTTGTATAAAGAAGGCGATGAATACGGAGCAAAAATAGATCAACGAATTATTGAATCCATTCAATTAAATGTAGCAAATACAAATGAGTAA
- a CDS encoding DUF58 domain-containing protein gives METKDILQKVRKIEIKTRRLSDHIFSGEYHTSFKGKGMSFAEVRQYQYGDDIRAIDWNVTARYSEPYVKVFEEERELTLMLMVDVSGSQDFGSTNDFKRDIVTEIAATLAFSATTNNDKIGLILFSDQIELFIPPKKGKSHILRIIRELINFQPKSNQTNIGQAFEYLSKVMKKKAIVFVLSDFMTKDYDRILRIAAKRHDVTGIKVYDKREQDLNNVGYVLMQDAETNEAQYVNTGDANVRKAYREHYQELEDYFTTTFTRSGAGVIKTATNDSYVKKLLAYFKAR, from the coding sequence ATGGAAACAAAAGATATTTTACAAAAGGTTCGAAAAATCGAAATAAAAACTCGTAGGTTAAGCGATCATATTTTTTCGGGCGAATACCATACCTCTTTCAAAGGAAAAGGGATGTCGTTTGCCGAAGTTCGCCAATACCAATACGGAGACGATATTCGTGCAATCGATTGGAATGTTACCGCGCGCTACAGCGAACCTTACGTAAAGGTTTTTGAAGAAGAACGCGAGTTAACATTAATGTTGATGGTTGATGTAAGCGGATCGCAGGATTTTGGTTCTACCAACGATTTTAAACGCGATATTGTTACAGAAATTGCCGCAACATTGGCTTTTTCGGCAACAACAAACAACGATAAAATTGGTCTGATTTTATTTTCAGATCAGATCGAACTGTTTATTCCGCCTAAAAAAGGGAAATCGCATATTTTAAGAATCATTCGCGAACTGATCAATTTTCAGCCAAAAAGCAATCAAACCAATATTGGGCAAGCGTTTGAATATCTTTCTAAAGTAATGAAAAAGAAGGCGATTGTTTTTGTGCTGTCTGATTTTATGACGAAAGATTACGACCGTATTTTGCGCATTGCAGCCAAACGCCACGATGTTACTGGTATAAAAGTGTACGATAAACGCGAACAAGATTTAAACAATGTGGGTTACGTTTTAATGCAAGATGCCGAAACAAACGAAGCACAATATGTGAACACAGGCGACGCCAATGTGCGTAAAGCTTACCGTGAACATTACCAAGAATTAGAAGATTATTTTACAACAACATTTACACGCAGCGGCGCTGGAGTTATTAAAACAGCTACCAATGACAGCTACGTTAAAAAACTATTGGCTTACTTTAAAGCACGATAA
- a CDS encoding AAA family ATPase: MEATTTTTDIRSINDKIERESAFIDLLIAEMNKAIVGQKHMIDRLLIGLLGQGHILLEGVPGLAKTLAINTLAKAVDGSFSRIQFTPDLLPADVVGTMIYNVKVNDFSIKKGPVFANFILADEINRAPAKVQSALLEAMQEKQVTIGDTTHKLQKPFLVMATQNPVEQEGTYPLPEAQMDRFMLKTVIDYPKLEEERLVIRQNLAGTVPTINPVVSIDQILRAQQTVKEVYMDEKIEKYILDIIFATRYPEQFKLESLKPYISYGASPRGSINLANAAKCYAFIRRRGYVIPEDVRAVVLDVLRHRIGITYEAEADNVTSVDIINKIVNEIEVP; encoded by the coding sequence ATGGAAGCAACAACAACCACGACTGATATTCGTTCTATTAACGATAAAATAGAGCGTGAAAGTGCATTTATTGATTTGCTTATTGCCGAAATGAACAAAGCAATTGTGGGTCAAAAACATATGATTGACCGCTTGCTAATTGGCTTGTTAGGGCAAGGGCATATTTTACTGGAAGGTGTACCGGGATTAGCTAAAACTTTAGCAATTAACACACTAGCCAAAGCTGTTGACGGATCTTTTAGCCGCATACAGTTTACCCCCGATTTATTACCTGCCGATGTGGTTGGTACTATGATATACAACGTAAAGGTTAACGATTTTAGTATTAAAAAAGGACCTGTTTTTGCTAATTTTATTTTAGCCGATGAAATTAACCGTGCCCCTGCAAAAGTGCAGTCGGCGTTGTTAGAGGCTATGCAGGAAAAACAAGTTACCATTGGCGATACTACACATAAACTGCAAAAACCATTCTTGGTAATGGCTACGCAAAACCCGGTAGAACAAGAAGGAACGTATCCGTTACCGGAAGCACAAATGGACCGTTTTATGTTAAAAACCGTGATTGATTATCCAAAGTTAGAAGAAGAACGTTTGGTAATCCGTCAAAATTTAGCAGGAACCGTTCCAACCATTAATCCGGTGGTTTCTATCGATCAGATTCTTCGTGCACAACAAACCGTGAAAGAGGTTTATATGGATGAAAAAATCGAAAAATACATTTTAGATATCATCTTTGCAACCCGTTATCCGGAACAATTCAAACTAGAAAGTTTAAAACCTTACATAAGCTACGGTGCATCGCCTCGTGGATCTATCAACTTGGCAAATGCGGCAAAATGTTATGCGTTTATCCGTCGTCGCGGTTATGTAATTCCAGAAGATGTTCGTGCCGTGGTTTTAGATGTATTACGTCACAGAATCGGGATTACTTACGAAGCCGAAGCCGATAACGTAACCAGCGTAGATATCATAAACAAGATTGTTAACGAAATTGAAGTGCCATAA
- a CDS encoding DUF5929 domain-containing protein yields the protein MINKRLLIKNLLAHYAENSFFDKKQQLNLHSLEGKAKFLKHVCSLSNSNPNNQSFILVGIEDERNLIIGVDFYDDSHIQNLINAYLENPPQIQYENVVFPNLTDGMVVGLVTIFPKKGKCYFKKRIYTIDENASFSRIGSISHPKYLLPKIDNSEVVESILKASVTNLKYTIDSVLQFMTEKHLDMKPKYQVFKEYFTVCWAGVEKVKKGQTYLSRVDIEMINEQVKIFYSALDEVSITYTDDEFIMTEYVKLGFRKNNRYIPFSVQKIVFSDSMTYRISSEIIFKIPEIDKRHLFHLYNYYTSVLNKLKNNKTLTLTEQNDLQNLCYSLMLCYLHGFDNAKDLLIEHKTVFKKGDFPFLYTSFKEVMRILRKLKYETRKE from the coding sequence GTGATAAATAAACGACTCTTAATAAAAAATTTATTAGCACATTATGCCGAAAACAGTTTCTTTGATAAGAAACAGCAGCTAAACTTACACAGTTTAGAGGGAAAAGCCAAGTTTTTAAAGCATGTTTGTTCGTTGTCAAATTCTAATCCCAACAATCAATCGTTTATTTTAGTTGGAATTGAAGATGAGAGGAACTTGATTATAGGAGTTGATTTTTATGATGACAGCCACATTCAAAACCTAATTAATGCGTATTTGGAAAATCCGCCACAAATTCAATATGAAAATGTGGTGTTTCCTAATTTAACAGACGGAATGGTGGTTGGTTTGGTTACGATCTTTCCTAAAAAAGGGAAGTGTTATTTTAAAAAACGCATTTATACGATTGACGAAAACGCTTCTTTTTCACGGATTGGCAGCATTTCACATCCTAAATATCTTTTGCCGAAAATAGATAATTCTGAAGTTGTTGAAAGTATTCTTAAAGCTTCTGTCACTAATTTAAAATACACAATCGACAGTGTTTTGCAGTTTATGACCGAAAAGCATTTGGATATGAAACCAAAGTATCAGGTTTTTAAAGAATATTTTACCGTTTGTTGGGCGGGTGTTGAAAAAGTAAAAAAAGGACAAACGTATCTTTCTCGTGTGGATATTGAGATGATTAACGAACAGGTTAAAATATTCTACTCGGCACTTGATGAGGTTTCCATAACTTATACCGATGATGAATTTATTATGACTGAATATGTGAAATTAGGTTTTAGAAAAAACAACAGATACATTCCGTTCAGTGTACAAAAAATTGTTTTTAGCGATTCGATGACCTACCGGATTTCATCTGAAATTATTTTTAAAATACCCGAAATTGATAAACGGCATTTATTTCATCTCTACAATTATTACACAAGTGTTTTAAATAAACTAAAAAACAATAAAACATTAACACTAACAGAACAAAACGATTTACAAAACCTGTGTTATTCATTAATGCTGTGTTACTTACACGGTTTTGACAATGCAAAAGACCTGTTGATTGAACATAAAACGGTTTTTAAAAAAGGTGATTTCCCTTTTCTATATACCTCTTTTAAAGAAGTAATGCGCATTTTACGGAAGCTAAAATATGAAACAAGAAAGGAGTGA
- the dprA gene encoding DNA-processing protein DprA — MNHQTLTSYLKLLACDGIGVLNARKLLELFNDVNAVFDTGNQKIFEDFSISKAVQKTILNFNKQEIIETEIQFIKQNNIQYVGILEDDYPKLLKECTDAPILLFYKGNLNLLDNHCLAVVGTRKISDYGKETVASLMSFLQQYHPTIVSGMAYGVDIAAYHEAKKFNLPTVGIMGTSFKKLYPAIHRNFYNDLFENGLVMTEYAGFNTLAPELFTRRNRIIAGLCSATIVVESAETGGSLSTAYFASDYAREVYAVPGKITDVYSKGCLRLIHENRAQLLYNFEHLATDLNWSLSLEPEEKSEPKKEINLNDFSALQQTILKTLQNKPLHIDELAVQTNLDMSVLNAELMMLELNEIIVGLPGKIFKFK; from the coding sequence ATGAACCACCAAACTTTAACATCTTACCTTAAATTACTGGCTTGCGACGGCATAGGCGTTTTAAATGCCCGCAAATTACTTGAGTTGTTTAATGATGTAAATGCTGTTTTTGATACAGGTAATCAGAAAATATTCGAAGATTTTTCTATTTCTAAAGCAGTGCAAAAAACGATTTTAAATTTTAACAAGCAGGAAATCATTGAAACCGAAATACAATTTATCAAACAAAATAATATTCAATATGTAGGGATTTTAGAAGATGACTATCCAAAGCTTTTAAAAGAATGTACCGATGCCCCTATTTTACTTTTCTACAAAGGAAATTTAAATCTTTTAGACAATCACTGTTTGGCAGTTGTGGGTACGCGAAAAATATCGGACTATGGAAAAGAAACCGTTGCCAGTTTAATGAGTTTTTTACAGCAATACCATCCAACAATTGTTAGCGGAATGGCTTACGGAGTTGATATCGCGGCATATCACGAAGCTAAAAAATTTAATTTACCAACTGTTGGTATAATGGGTACAAGCTTTAAGAAATTATACCCGGCGATCCATAGAAATTTCTACAATGATTTATTTGAAAACGGATTAGTGATGACAGAATATGCCGGTTTTAACACATTGGCTCCCGAATTATTTACTCGTAGAAACCGCATTATAGCAGGCTTGTGCAGTGCTACAATTGTGGTTGAAAGTGCCGAAACAGGCGGATCGTTATCAACAGCTTATTTTGCCAGCGATTACGCACGTGAAGTGTATGCTGTTCCAGGAAAAATTACCGATGTTTACAGCAAAGGTTGTTTGCGGTTGATACACGAAAACAGAGCACAACTTTTGTATAATTTTGAACATTTAGCAACTGATTTAAATTGGAGCTTATCTTTAGAACCAGAAGAAAAAAGTGAACCTAAAAAAGAAATAAACCTAAATGATTTTTCAGCATTACAGCAAACTATTTTAAAAACCTTGCAAAACAAACCATTGCATATTGACGAATTAGCCGTACAAACCAATTTAGATATGTCGGTTTTAAATGCAGAACTAATGATGTTGGAATTAAACGAAATTATTGTAGGATTGCCCGGAAAAATTTTTAAATTTAAATAA
- a CDS encoding SPOR domain-containing protein encodes MMIEKHISALLYRYQCVTVPGFGAFITETVSARYNTTTNTFVPPKKTILFNSLLAQNDGLLANHLALEEHITFNEAVALIQQQVALWNANLKENQAVYLKNIGELSLNAEQKIQFEPVGSTNYLTSSFGLTAVMATALQNDLQKEETKVVELTAKNKPRLQWMRYAAVVAGFIGLYTSVSTYQEYAVYQDKKIAVEKEVQNQIEQKLQQATFVIEAPKVVKEKIAEVTAQAKPFHIVAGAFKTEAKAQILTDQLKAKGYKNAKYLSKSKHNMRQVVYNSYATQEEARQELRLIHEKVNKDAWIYIEN; translated from the coding sequence ATGATGATCGAGAAACACATTTCAGCATTATTGTATCGTTACCAATGTGTAACCGTGCCTGGTTTTGGTGCTTTTATCACAGAAACGGTTTCGGCACGTTATAATACAACCACCAATACGTTTGTTCCACCAAAGAAAACCATTTTGTTTAACAGTTTGTTAGCACAAAATGATGGATTGCTGGCAAATCACCTGGCATTGGAAGAACATATTACGTTTAACGAAGCTGTTGCTTTAATTCAGCAGCAAGTAGCTTTGTGGAATGCTAATTTAAAGGAAAACCAAGCGGTTTATTTAAAAAATATTGGAGAACTATCTTTAAATGCAGAACAAAAAATTCAGTTTGAACCGGTTGGTTCTACCAATTATTTAACCTCTTCTTTTGGATTGACTGCGGTTATGGCAACTGCCTTACAAAACGATCTACAGAAAGAAGAAACAAAAGTTGTTGAATTAACTGCTAAAAACAAACCTCGATTACAATGGATGCGTTACGCAGCTGTTGTTGCCGGATTTATTGGTTTATACACTTCTGTTTCAACTTATCAGGAATATGCCGTTTATCAGGATAAAAAAATAGCTGTTGAGAAAGAAGTTCAAAATCAAATAGAACAAAAACTGCAACAAGCAACTTTTGTAATTGAAGCACCAAAAGTAGTTAAAGAGAAAATAGCCGAGGTAACAGCACAGGCAAAACCTTTTCATATTGTAGCTGGTGCTTTTAAAACCGAAGCTAAGGCTCAGATTTTAACAGATCAGCTAAAAGCAAAAGGGTATAAAAATGCAAAATACCTGTCAAAATCTAAGCACAATATGCGACAGGTAGTTTATAACAGTTATGCCACGCAAGAAGAAGCTCGGCAAGAACTGCGTTTAATTCACGAAAAAGTAAATAAAGACGCTTGGATTTATATTGAAAATTAA
- a CDS encoding acyl-CoA thioesterase — MQPKTPKESITILTDIVLPGETNPLNNLFGGELLARMDRAASITARRHSRRICVTASVNNVAFNKSIPLGSVVTIEAKVSRTFRTSMEIFLDVWIEDRESGNRQKANEGIYTFVAVDETGAPVEIAAVVPETDEEKNRFDAALRRKQLSLVLAGKMQPSEATELKALFQ, encoded by the coding sequence ATGCAACCTAAAACGCCTAAAGAATCAATTACAATTCTTACAGATATTGTGCTGCCAGGAGAAACAAATCCTTTAAATAATTTATTTGGTGGCGAATTGCTTGCCCGTATGGATCGTGCTGCAAGTATTACTGCCCGTCGTCATTCACGTAGAATTTGCGTAACGGCGTCGGTAAATAACGTTGCCTTTAATAAAAGTATTCCTTTGGGAAGCGTTGTTACCATTGAAGCCAAAGTATCGCGTACATTTAGAACATCGATGGAGATTTTTCTTGATGTTTGGATTGAAGACCGCGAATCGGGGAATCGCCAAAAAGCAAATGAAGGAATTTATACTTTTGTGGCTGTTGATGAAACAGGTGCTCCGGTAGAAATTGCTGCAGTTGTTCCTGAAACAGACGAAGAAAAAAATAGATTTGATGCCGCTTTAAGAAGAAAACAGTTAAGTCTTGTACTGGCAGGTAAAATGCAACCAAGCGAAGCAACCGAGCTAAAAGCGTTGTTTCAATAA
- a CDS encoding TerC family protein, with the protein MKNLPDDHLINHPWLIGGFAIAVVIMLLLDLGIFNKKSHTISNKEALSWTIVWITLSMVFSGVVYWVLDKPYGITDNFAKYQAAYWIEKALSVDNLFVFILVFRFFKIPKEYQHKVLFWGILGALFFRAIFIFAGVELIKLTYVSLPFLGIDPATGDPRQLNVILFVFGFFLIIAGIKSWSSDHDEEESDLSKNLGVRIVHKFFKVTKSFDGDKFFTVQNGVKMVTPLFVALAVIEITDLVFAVDSIPAIFAIAPNDPFILYTSNIFAILGLRSMYFLLANSMEMFSKLHYGLAIILAFIGIKMIIMPYYHFDSSVSLTIIGSVLAISVIWSLISNKQKHNNIKARF; encoded by the coding sequence ATGAAAAATTTACCCGACGATCATTTAATAAACCACCCTTGGTTAATTGGTGGCTTTGCAATTGCAGTTGTTATAATGCTTTTATTAGATTTAGGTATTTTTAATAAAAAAAGTCACACCATTTCTAACAAAGAAGCCCTTTCCTGGACAATTGTTTGGATTACGCTTTCTATGGTTTTCAGCGGTGTAGTCTATTGGGTTCTTGACAAACCGTACGGTATTACAGATAACTTTGCCAAATATCAGGCTGCTTATTGGATCGAAAAAGCACTGTCGGTTGACAATCTTTTTGTATTTATTTTAGTATTCCGTTTTTTTAAAATTCCTAAAGAATACCAGCACAAAGTCTTGTTTTGGGGTATTTTAGGAGCATTATTTTTTAGAGCAATCTTTATTTTTGCCGGAGTTGAACTGATTAAATTAACCTATGTAAGTTTACCTTTTTTAGGAATTGATCCTGCAACTGGCGACCCTCGTCAATTAAACGTTATTCTATTTGTATTTGGATTTTTCCTGATTATTGCCGGAATAAAATCCTGGTCATCAGATCACGATGAAGAAGAAAGCGATCTATCTAAAAATTTAGGTGTACGTATTGTTCATAAGTTTTTTAAAGTAACAAAAAGTTTTGACGGAGATAAATTCTTCACTGTTCAAAACGGTGTAAAAATGGTAACCCCGCTATTTGTTGCATTAGCAGTTATTGAAATTACCGATCTGGTTTTCGCCGTAGATAGTATCCCTGCTATTTTTGCCATTGCCCCTAACGATCCTTTTATTCTTTATACATCAAACATATTTGCCATTTTAGGATTGCGTTCTATGTATTTCTTATTGGCAAATTCAATGGAAATGTTTTCTAAATTACATTACGGTTTAGCAATTATTCTGGCGTTTATTGGTATAAAAATGATTATTATGCCTTACTATCATTTTGATTCTTCGGTATCACTAACCATTATTGGATCGGTATTGGCAATTTCAGTTATTTGGTCGTTAATTTCAAATAAACAAAAGCACAACAACATAAAAGCCCGGTTTTAA